From the Manis javanica isolate MJ-LG chromosome 11, MJ_LKY, whole genome shotgun sequence genome, one window contains:
- the LOC118967027 gene encoding olfactory receptor 51I2-like, with amino-acid sequence MGSTEEIKSFWNLNCLPRMLPSQSYVNISFFQPPAFQMIGIPGLEALHAWISIPFSSMYTVALTGNCLILLAVRRTPSLHQPMYYFLSMLALTDVGLTLSTLPTTLAVLWFDRRLIGFNACLVQMFFLHSFSVVESSVLLAMSFDRFVAISNPLRYAAVLTNNVIIKIGVAIVARATVSLFPVPFLLKRLNFCPGKILLSHSFCFHADVMKCACTDITVNIVYGLYVVLSTVGVDSLLIVLSYTLILHTVMGLASPRERVRALNTCVSHILAVLIFYIPVIGVSMIHRFARQLPHAIHALVAYVYLVVPPVLNPIIYSVKSKPIREAMLRVLRGKGQG; translated from the coding sequence aCTGAAGAGATCAAGTCTTTCTGGAACCTCAACTGCCTCCCAAGGATGCTCCCTTCCCAGTCCTATGTCAACATCTCCTTCTTCCAGCCACCTGCTTTCCAGATGATTGGCATCCCAGGGCTGGAGGCCCTCCACGCCTGgatctccatccccttctcctccaTGTACACTGTGGCCCTAACTGGCAACTGCCTGATCCTCTTAGCTGTGAGGAGGACTCCCAGCCTGCACCAGCCCATGTACTACTTCCTGTCCATGCTGGCCCTCACAGACGTGGGCCTCACCTTGTCCACACTGCCCACCACGCTGGCCGTGCTCTGGTTCGACCGTCGGCTCATCGGCTTCAATGCCTGCCTGGTGCAGATGTTCTTCCTCCACTCCTTCTCTGTGGTGGAGTCCTCGGTGCTCCTGGCCATGTCATTTGACCGCTTTGTGGCCATCTCCAATCCCCTGCGCTATGCAGCTGTCCTCACAAACAATGTCATCATCAAAATTGGGGTGGCCATTGTGGCTCGAGCTACTGTCTCCCTCTTCCCAGTGCCCTTCTTACTGAAGCGGCTGAACTTCTGCCCTGGCAAGATCCTCTTGTCCCACTCATTCTGTTTCCATGCAGATGTCATGAAATGTGCCTGCACTGACATTACTGTCAACATTGTCTATGGGCTGTATGTGGTCCTATCTACAGTGGGTGTAGACTCCCTGCTAATTGTCCTCTCCTATACCCTTATTCTTCACACTGTGATGGGTCTGGCTTCTCCCAGGGAACGTGTCCGGGCCCTCAACACTTGTGTTTCTCATATCTTAGCTGTTCTGATTTTCTACATCCCAGTCATAGGTGTGTCCATGATCCACCGTTTTGCGAGGCAACTGCCCCACGCTATACATGCTCTTGTTGCCTATGTGTACCTGGTGGTGCCCCCTGTGCTCAACCCCATCATCTACAGTGTCAAATCCAAGCCCATCAGGGAGGCCATGCTCAGAGTGTTGAGGGGGAAAGGCCAAGGCTGa